A window from Hymenobacter volaticus encodes these proteins:
- a CDS encoding peptidylprolyl isomerase, whose product MHKRILYAGTVAVALLAACQATKSTTTAKQPVVETLGTTPVPAGEFAYVYRKNNSSAPEYGTRASVAEYLDLYTNFKLKVLEAEQRGLDTTQAFKRELDGYKQQLAQPYLTEKSVTDQLVREAYERMSKEVNASHILVRLPAEPTPADTLAAFQKAVALRQRVSSSANFEQIAREVSEDPSARENGGRLGYFTAMQMVYPFETAAFKTPVGQISQPVRTRFGYHLIKVNDVRPAQGEIKVAHLMIRATPGMPKADSVTAKKKIDELYNRLTQRKENWEKLVAQFSEDAGSAANSGELPPFGTGRMIPSFEEVAFKLQTPGQISAPVQTPYGWHIIKLIEKQPVPTFEAMEPTLKSKVAKDSRSELNKAAFLKRVRTENQFTENQAGKDYAFTKADTSLVSGRFKYAAPATAATTGKASKGAKKVEGDAQTLFSIKDKSYTVSDFLTYVQKTQRPRPGAEPRFVAQQLYDQYVEQSLTDFEKNNLENKYEDYRMLVKEYRDGILLFQLMDEKVWSKAIEDTVGLQKFFTENQSKYQWENRVQGTVISAASPALLTQARQQLQLGRYAVPRLAPQPIGFTGNTDKLTKNASLPLDGLTGALQADTALSVTVTGRAKKGEAAGIARRRAAAVAAYLTSKGVPASRIKQTTQANAAANNTAVATVFSSNTTALEEQLNAQNPLSVQIMQKAFAKGDNKVVDELMSRGPGSYDVQKDGRYYTVVIDKTLPAGPKTLAEARGLATSDYQNYLEKEWIGQLRTKYPVQINQPEVDKLVTR is encoded by the coding sequence ATGCACAAACGCATTTTGTACGCCGGCACTGTCGCCGTCGCGCTATTAGCCGCCTGTCAGGCTACGAAATCCACTACCACTGCCAAACAACCTGTTGTTGAAACGCTTGGCACCACTCCGGTGCCAGCTGGGGAGTTTGCGTACGTTTACCGCAAAAACAACAGTTCCGCTCCTGAATACGGCACGCGCGCTAGCGTCGCAGAGTACTTGGATTTGTACACCAACTTTAAGCTGAAAGTACTGGAAGCCGAGCAGCGCGGCCTCGACACCACGCAAGCTTTCAAGCGCGAGCTAGATGGCTACAAGCAGCAACTGGCACAACCTTACCTCACCGAGAAAAGCGTAACCGACCAGCTGGTGCGGGAAGCTTATGAGCGGATGAGCAAGGAAGTGAACGCCTCGCACATTCTAGTGCGCTTGCCCGCCGAGCCCACTCCTGCCGATACGCTTGCTGCCTTCCAGAAAGCCGTGGCGTTGCGTCAGCGCGTGAGTAGCAGTGCCAACTTCGAGCAGATAGCACGGGAAGTGAGCGAAGACCCTTCGGCCCGCGAAAACGGCGGACGCCTGGGGTACTTCACGGCTATGCAGATGGTGTATCCTTTCGAAACTGCCGCCTTCAAAACTCCGGTAGGCCAAATCTCGCAGCCAGTGCGGACACGCTTCGGATATCACTTGATCAAGGTGAATGATGTGCGGCCGGCTCAAGGCGAAATTAAGGTGGCGCACCTAATGATTCGGGCGACGCCCGGCATGCCAAAAGCTGACTCGGTAACGGCGAAAAAGAAGATCGACGAGCTCTACAACCGCCTCACGCAGCGCAAAGAGAACTGGGAGAAGCTGGTCGCGCAGTTTTCGGAAGATGCTGGCTCGGCTGCTAATAGTGGCGAACTACCTCCCTTCGGTACGGGCCGTATGATTCCCTCGTTCGAGGAAGTTGCCTTTAAGCTCCAGACGCCAGGTCAAATTTCGGCACCGGTCCAAACGCCCTACGGCTGGCACATCATCAAGCTGATCGAAAAGCAGCCGGTGCCAACTTTCGAAGCTATGGAGCCCACCCTCAAAAGCAAAGTGGCTAAAGACTCTCGCTCTGAGTTGAACAAAGCCGCTTTCCTGAAGCGCGTACGCACCGAAAACCAGTTCACCGAAAATCAGGCAGGCAAAGACTACGCCTTTACCAAAGCCGATACTTCGCTGGTGAGTGGCCGCTTCAAGTACGCAGCTCCTGCCACTGCTGCTACCACCGGTAAAGCCAGCAAAGGCGCCAAGAAAGTGGAAGGCGATGCGCAAACCTTGTTTAGCATCAAAGACAAGAGCTATACGGTATCTGATTTTCTGACCTACGTGCAGAAAACCCAACGGCCTCGGCCCGGTGCCGAGCCCCGCTTTGTGGCCCAGCAGCTCTACGATCAATATGTGGAGCAAAGCCTAACTGATTTCGAAAAGAACAACCTCGAAAACAAGTACGAAGATTACCGGATGCTAGTAAAAGAGTACCGCGACGGTATCCTGCTGTTCCAACTCATGGATGAGAAAGTATGGAGCAAGGCCATTGAGGACACGGTGGGTCTACAGAAATTCTTCACCGAAAACCAAAGCAAATATCAGTGGGAAAACCGGGTGCAAGGCACCGTTATTAGCGCGGCCTCACCGGCTCTGCTAACCCAGGCGCGGCAGCAGCTCCAACTCGGCCGCTACGCTGTACCACGCTTGGCGCCCCAGCCTATTGGCTTTACTGGCAATACCGATAAGCTTACCAAAAACGCAAGCCTACCGCTAGATGGCCTGACTGGTGCCCTACAAGCCGACACCGCATTGAGCGTTACGGTTACGGGCCGCGCCAAGAAAGGCGAAGCTGCCGGTATTGCGCGCCGGCGGGCCGCTGCTGTTGCCGCTTACCTGACCAGCAAAGGCGTACCGGCCAGCCGCATCAAACAAACCACCCAGGCTAATGCAGCAGCCAACAACACGGCAGTTGCCACTGTATTCAGCTCGAATACGACGGCCCTGGAAGAGCAGCTGAACGCGCAGAATCCACTGTCGGTCCAGATTATGCAGAAGGCGTTTGCCAAAGGCGACAACAAAGTAGTAGATGAACTGATGAGCCGCGGACCTGGCTCGTACGATGTGCAAAAAGATGGTCGCTATTACACGGTTGTTATCGACAAAACGCTACCTGCTGGCCCTAAAACGCTAGCTGAGGCACGCGGCCTTGCCACTTCCGATTACCAGAACTATCTGGAAAAAGAGTGGATAGGGCAGCTCCGCACTAAATATCCGGTGCAAATCAACCAGCCTGAAGTAGACAAGTTGGTGACCAGATAA